The genomic segment CGAGTTCATCATACGATAAGTTCGAACTGAACAATGTCGGCAAACGATGCATCATCCGGTACTGTAGGATGATCCCGAACAGTTCGTCCCGGACCCACGGGCTGATCGACTCCGCCCCGATGTCGTCAATCAATAAAACGGGGACCGTCTGGAAACTCTCGAGGAACGTATCAAAACTATCGGACCGGATTCGGCGTTTCGCTTCCGAGACAAATCCCGGCGCATGGACAAGAATTGTCGCAACGCGCTCTTTTTTCAGTGCATTCCCGATTGCTGCAAGCAAGTACGTTTTCCCGACACCAAAGCTCCCGTGCAGATAGAGTCCCTTGACCTGCTCGTTCGAACGAATCGTATTCAAAAATTGTGACGCTGCCCGCAAGGCAAGTTTTCGATCCGTCGTCGTCAAATCAAAATCACTGAAGTTCGCGTCCCGTACTTCATCCGGTAAAAACAAACTTTTGAATTTTTTTTCGAGCGCCCGTTCATTTTCACGATCTTTGAGTGCTTGCGTTTTTTCATAAGCGACCATGATTTGTCCTTTTTCTAAGTGCAGTACGGGCTGATAGCCTTCGATGACGGCTTTTTTTTCAATCACTTGATGACCGTCCATCTGTTCGGCATATTCATTGAGCTTTAACATCCCCCGCTCAATCATCCGTTGATCGATTTCAGGATGTGTCCTTAAAAAGACGATCACACCTGGATGCGATAGGACTCGCTCATGAATGGCGCGCACGGATGCTGCGACGCCTGGACGATTTAAGATTTTCTCAATCGATGATTGGATATGTTCCATCTCACTACTCCTTTACTTCCCCTTTAGTTCACGCAGAATCCGTTCCATTTCTGCATCATCCGGTACTTCGGATTCAAAACTCGCTTTTTTAGTCGCTTCATATTTTTGTTGTTTCTCTTTTTCTTCTTGTAGCCATTTCGGATTCGGTCCAGTCGAACTCGGACGCCCTCTTCTGCCACCAACGGTTTGGCGTGACCGTTCTTGCTTTTGATCTTGTTTCTTTGCGATCAATTCGTCTTGATCTTTTGTTTTCGCCAATGCTTCTGCTGCTGTCGCGTAACCTTTCTGTTTCCAATCGTCGACAATCGACAGCAAAAAGTTTTTACTGAATCGGTTATCTTTTTTGACGACAAGCGCATAGTAATAGGCAGCATTGACGATACCCGACGACATTTCATAATCGATGATCAATTGCTGAATCAATTCTTCATCTCGTTCAGAAAGAGCCTTGACCTTACGTAACTTCGCGACATAGTGCTTCGGATGAGTCCCTTCCATCGTCTCACTTTCACTTAACTCACCGACTTCGACTTCTTCGAGGACAGCGACCTTCGCTTTTTTATCACGACTGAGCTTTTGTTTCGCCGATAACATCATCTGTTTACAGCGCTCTTGCTTCTCACTGTCCGTCATTGGTAGGTACGCTTCATGCCGGAAGCGGGCATTCAACAGTTCCGCCATCAAGGTTTCATTCGACTGTGTGACATAGGCTAGCTTCAGCAACAATTGATCAATCGATTTTGTATAAAAGCTTCTCGGAAGAAAACGATCGGTCTGCCGCTTCATTTCTTCTAAATCGAATGAATAATCAAATTCATAGGCGGCACGTTCTTGTTTCGCATACGATTTTGGTTGATGGGCAGAAGC from the Exiguobacterium oxidotolerans JCM 12280 genome contains:
- a CDS encoding replication initiation and membrane attachment family protein, with amino-acid sequence MLERDVSGTDLCLIMSNGVVDREAYQSLYYLYQPIIGVKALGLYQTFWSEMIPGKTKSQYISHAELGTLLGFSVDEFKEELFKLEGIGLIRTFEAKQAAYRYVYQIRVPLAPNTFLNDGVLSSLLFYRVGEIRFRALQNRFRTEQLPKNVVDRTVRFDQVFDVKAGLASAHQPKSYAKQERAAYEFDYSFDLEEMKRQTDRFLPRSFYTKSIDQLLLKLAYVTQSNETLMAELLNARFRHEAYLPMTDSEKQERCKQMMLSAKQKLSRDKKAKVAVLEEVEVGELSESETMEGTHPKHYVAKLRKVKALSERDEELIQQLIIDYEMSSGIVNAAYYYALVVKKDNRFSKNFLLSIVDDWKQKGYATAAEALAKTKDQDELIAKKQDQKQERSRQTVGGRRGRPSSTGPNPKWLQEEKEKQQKYEATKKASFESEVPDDAEMERILRELKGK
- the dnaI gene encoding primosomal protein DnaI, whose translation is MEHIQSSIEKILNRPGVAASVRAIHERVLSHPGVIVFLRTHPEIDQRMIERGMLKLNEYAEQMDGHQVIEKKAVIEGYQPVLHLEKGQIMVAYEKTQALKDRENERALEKKFKSLFLPDEVRDANFSDFDLTTTDRKLALRAASQFLNTIRSNEQVKGLYLHGSFGVGKTYLLAAIGNALKKERVATILVHAPGFVSEAKRRIRSDSFDTFLESFQTVPVLLIDDIGAESISPWVRDELFGIILQYRMMHRLPTLFSSNLSYDELELHFGITNDQGDKLKAMRLMERIRTTTNPVEFLGENRRRY